ATACTGCGCTGGCGAGTTTTTCGGCTGCCAGTCGGAACCGGCCCCGGCATCCCAGCGGGAAATCGGCACGTCGTTGAGGATGCTGGCGAGCGTCAGGCCTTTATCCATCGCCGCGGTGTAGAGGAACGGCTTGATGTTCGAGCCAACCTGACGCAGTGCCTGGGTGGCACGGTTAAACTTGCTCTGGTTGAAATCAAACCCGCCGACCAGGGCGATCACCGCACCGTTTTGAGGATTGATTGACACCAGCGCGGAGTTCACGTCCGGCACCTGCGCCAGCCACCAGGCATCACCCACCTGGCGAACCCAGATCTGCTGACCCGTCTGGACGGCGTCGGTCACTTTACGTGGCGTTGGCCCCTGCAGGGTGTCAGACCGGTACGGTCGTGCCCAGCGAATGCCCTCCATGCGCAGCGATACCGAGGTACCGTCGGCCAGCATGGCCACCGCTTCCTGCGGATCGGCCTGGGTAACAACCGCAGGCAGCAGCGGGCCGTAGGTCGGCAGCGATTTCAGCGAGTCGGTGATTTTTTTGCTGTCCCATGCGCTTTCGCCCACTTTCCACAGCACGTTCGACGGACCGCGATAGCCGTGGCGCATGTCATAATCCATCACGTTGTTACGCACCGCCTGCTGCCCCGCCTGCTGACCTTTGCGGGTCACCGTGGTGTAAACGCGATAGCCATCTTCATAGGCTTTCTCACCGTAACGCCTGACCATTTCCTGGCGAACCATTTCCGTGAGATACGGCGCGGAAAACGCGATCTCCGGGGCATGGTAGTTGGCATCGATAGCATCGCTGCGCGCCTGGTCATACTCGTTCTGGCTGATATAGCCTTCGCTCAACATACGCGACAACACAACGTTACGACGCGCCGTGGCACGTTCCAGCGAGTACAGCGGGTTAAACGTTGAAGGCGCTTTCGGCAGGCCCGCGATAGTCGCCATTTCGCTTAAGGTAAGCTGCTCGATAGGCTTACCGAAATAGACCTGCGCCGCCGCCCCCACGCCATAGGCGCGGTAGCCCAGATAGATCTTGTTGAGGTAAAGCTCAAGGATCTCATCTTTGCTCAGCAGTTGCTCAATGCGGATGGCGAGGAACACCTCTTTAATCTTACGCATCAGCGTCTTTTCAGGGCTGAGGAAGAAGTTACGCGCCAACTGCTGCGTAATGGTACTCGCCCCCTGCGACGCATGGCCGGAGAACAGCGCGACGCTGGCGGCGCGGAAAATCCCCACCGGATCGACACCGTGGTGCTCGTAAAAACGGCTGTCCTCGGTGGCAATAAAGGCCTTCACCATGACGGGCGGAATTTGGTTTAAGGTCAACGGGATACGGCGTTTTTCGCCATATTGCGCCATGAGCTCGCCATCGGCGCTATAGACCTGCATTGGGATCTGGAGACGCACATCGCGAAGCGTGGCGACATCAGGCAGCTGCGGCTCAATAAATTTGTACAAACCATAAATCGAGCCTGCTCCCAGCAGAATGCAACAGACTGCAAGGATCAATAAATACTTTACGAACTTCACCGGAGATTTCCCATTTGGTTTCACTTGGGCAGTTTCTAAACAATCGCGCGGTAGTATAAAGGCAAGCCTGATTCATTGATATAGCCGTCAACCTGACGGGCGATAAGGAGATCGTGAAGCATGGCTTTCAATACATGGCAAACGGGCGTTCATATTCAACAAGATAAGGTGATGATTGTTGCACTGGTGCGCGAGAAAACGGCCTGGCGTTTACGGCGCTGGTGGGCCGTTCCACTGGCGCAAGGCATCATCAGCGAGGGCAAAATTCACAAGCCTGACCAGCTGATTGACGCGCTGCGCGACTGGCGGCGAACGTTACCGCATTACCACCGGGTTTTTCTCGCCTTTCCCGCAACGCGAACGCTGCAACGGTCGTTTCCCCGGCCCACCCTGACGCTTTGCGACAGCGAGCAGGTCTCCTGGGTTAGCTCTGCCCTGTCGCGCGAGCTGGAGATGCCAGCCGACGCGCTGTGCTTCGATTATTCTCAGGACACTTTCAGCAGCACCTGGCATGTCACGGCGGCACAAAACAAAGAGGTGGCAACGCTCCTGGCGCTGGCGAAGGCGCTACAGCTGCGCCTGGTGGCCATTACGCCCGATGCGGGCGCGCTGGCAAACTTTCTCCCGGCGGTGGCCCCCGCTTCGTGCGTGGCCTGGCGGGATGAAAGCCAGTGGCTGTGGGCGATGCGCCACCAGTGGGGACGACGTCCGATTGATGACGCGGCCGACATCTCCGGGCTGGCGGCGCTGCTGGCGCTTTCTGCATCGGATATCGCGCTCTTTGATGCGACGCGCGATCCCTGGGAAACGCTAACGCGCTGCCAGCCCCCCTTACCCGAAAACGGTGCGGATTTTACCGTCGCCCTGGCGCTGGCGATGAGTGAGGTGCCCGCATGATCCCGGCAAACCTTTTACCCTGGCGACAGTATCGCCGGACGCGCTGCCTGCGCTTATGGGGCGTGATGTTTACGGGCTCGCTGGTGATGATCCTGACGGCATTGTCAGCCCTGCGGGTGGATAAGCTCCTGGCCCTGCGCGCGTGGCAAAGTGAATGGGCGGGTATACACGCGGTTGAACAGACGCTGAAAGCCCGCCAGCTGGCGTGGCAGGCTGCGCAAAAACGCACGGCGGTACCGGAAGCCGCGCCCCGGGTGGCGTGGCGACCGGCACTGACCTCGCTGTCGGCGCAGATCCCGGAGCAGGCGTGGCTCACGGAGCTGCGCTATCAGCCGCCGGGGCTGGTGCTGACCGGTTATGCCACTACGGCTCCGGCCCTGACGGCGATGCGGGATGCGCTCGGGCGCGTGGACGGGTTTAGCCCCGGCACCGTGGGGGCGTTGCAGCAGGATAAGCAGGGCCGCTGGGCGTTTACCTTTCAGCTGAAACATCAGGGGTAGCGCGTGGAGAGGCTGGTTGAACGCTGGTGTACAAGCCCTGCGTGGTTGCGTGTGCTCTGCTGGGGGCTGTGCAGTACTGCGCTTGTGGCGATCGGCTGGGCCGCGTTGCTGCGGCCAGTGGCGGAACAGATCGCCGAAGCACAACATCAGGTGAGTGTCGCGGGGCGTACCAACGCCTCGCTGTGGGCTGCTGTGAGAAAAATCCCGACCGAAACAGAGAAGCTGGTTGCCCCTGTGGTCAGGTCATTTTCACCGCTGGATTTTCAGGCCAACGGCACCCGGCTGGTCCACTGGAAGCCCCTTTCGCACGGCGGGGAGCTGGAGCTTGATGCCGACTGGGCGGCGATCCCCGGCATCTTTGCGCAGCTGGAACAGTGCAACGTCAGGATCGGCACCTTCGTGATAATGGCCGAATCAGGCCGGTTGCGCCTGCGGATGGAGCTGCAACATGGGGCATAGCATGCGGTTAATGATTGTCGCCTCGCTGGTGTGCCTCACGGGCATGCGCGATCCGTTCCAGCCCCCGGCAGACACCTGTCTTACCGGGCAACTGCCGCAATGGCGCTATCAGGGAAAGGTGAACGACGTGGGTTTTATGCAGGACGGACAACAGCGCTGGCATCGTGTGAAGCAGGATCAGCGATTGCTTCCCGGATGGCGCGTGATGGCAATGGATGAACAGCAGCTGACTGTTGAGGTTGGCGAAACGTGTGACCCTCGGCAATGGACATGGCAACGAGAAGGAACGAAAAAGCATGAAGATAAGGACAGCCCTGCTGTTAATGGCCCTCAGCGCGTCGCTGTGGGCCGCTGAGCCAAAACCGGTCACGCTGGTGGTGGATGAGGTTCCTGTGGTTCAGGTGCTGCAGGCGCTAGCGACGCAGGAGAACCGCAATCTGGTGGTGTCGCCTGATGTAAATGGCTCGCTTTCGCTCAGCTTAACGCGCGTCCCCTGGCGCAAGGCGCTGCAAACCGTGGTGAATAGCGCCGGGCTTGTCCTGCGGGAGGAGGGCGGGATTTTGTATGTCCATACGGCAGCCTGGCAGCAGGCACAGCAAACGCGTAAGGCGCAAGAGCAGGCCCAGAGACAGCTCGACGCGCCGCTGGTCTCTCACGGCATCTCTTTTTCCTATGCGGATGCCGGGGAGCTACAGAAAGCCGCGGAAAAGCTGCTCAGCCCGAAGGGCAGCCTTTCCGTGGACAAGCGAACCAACCGCTTGCTGGTAAGGGATAACCAGACGGTACTGGATACGCTCGTGCGCTGGGCCGAGCAGATGGACCTGCCGATCGACCAGGTGGAACTGGCGGCACACATTGTGACCATCAATGAAAAAAGCCTTCGCGAGCTGGGCGTGAAGTGGAACCTTGCTGAGGCGTCAGAGGCGGGGCGGGTCGGGCAGGTGACGGCGCTGGGCGCGGACCTGTCGGTTGCCAACGCCACGACGCACGTGGGGTTTAATATCGGGCGCATCGACGGCAGGCTTTTGGATCTGGAGCTGTCGGCACTCGAGCAGAAACAGCAGGTCGATATTATCGCCAGCCCACGCCTGCTCGCGTCGCACATGCAGCCAGCCAGCATCAAGCAGGGCAGTGAGATCCCCTATCAGGTTTCCAGCGGTGAAAGCGGGGCAACGTCGGTGGAGTTTAAAGAGGCGGTGCTCGGGATGGAGGTCACGCCGGTGGTGCTGCCGGGAGGACGCGTGCGGCTGAAATTACACATCAGCGAAAATATGCCAGGGCAAGTGCTGCAGCAGGCTGATGGCGAAACGCTGGCTATCGATAAACAGGAGATTGAAACTCAGGTTGAGGTCAAAAGCGGTGAAACCCTGGCGCTGGGCGGCATTTTCTCGCAAAAAAATAAAACCGGCAGCGATAGCGTGCCGGGGCTGGGGCGCATCCCCTGGCTTGGACAACTTTTTCGCCATGACGGGAAGGATAACGAGCGGCGGGAGCTGGTGGTGTTTATTACGCCACGGCTGGTTGGCATTCACTGATGGGCGACGATCCCCGCAATGATTTTGCATACAGATTGTTGCAGATGTTTGACGTGGGGCATGAATTAGCATACAAGGAGTACCGATTTGAATCGGACTTACGTCTTATTACCTTATGCGTTTGGAACGGTGATTTAATCAGTTGCCAAACAAGCCGGAGTATTGAGATAATTTTTAGTCTGACTCTCGCTCTATTGCATATGAGGTTTCAGTTCATGTCCCGCTACGCTGGGTGTCTTCGAAGCGGGGATTACCATTAACGAATAGTCTTAGTAGTACCGAAAAAATGGCAGAGAAACGCAATATCTTTCTGGTTGGGCCTATGGGTGCCGGCAAAAGCACTATTGGGCGTCAGTTAGCTCAACAACTCAATATGGAATTCTACGATTCTGATCAAGAGATTGAGAAACGAACCGGAGCGGATGTGGGCTGGGTCTTCGATGTAGAAGGCGAAGAAGGTTTCCGTGACCGAGAAGAAAAAGTGATCAACGAACTCACGGAAAAACAGGGCATCGTGCTGGCGACTGGCGGCGGCTCTGTGAAATCTCGCGAAACCCGTAACCGTCTCTCCGCCCGTGGCGTTGTGGTCTATCTTGAGACGACCATCGAAAAACAGCTGGCACGTACGCAGCGCGATAAAAAGCGCCCGTTGCTGCAGGTTGAAACGCCGCCACGCGAAGTTCTGGAAGCCCTGGCCGGTGAGCGCAATCCTCTGTACGAAGAGATTGCGGATGTTACCATTCGTACTGACGATCAGAGCGCTAAAGTGGTTGCAAACCAGATTATTAATATGCTGGAAAGCAACTGATTCTGGCTTTATATACACTCGCCTGCGGGTAAAAGCATTTAAGGTGGATGTCGCGTCATGGAGAGGATTACAGTTACTCTCGGGGAACGTAGTTACCCTATCACCATCGCGGCTGGTTTGTTTAACGACCCAGCTTCCTTCTTGCCACTGAAAGCGGGTGATCAGGCGATGCTGGTCACCAATGAGACGCTGGCTCCGCTTTATCTCGACCGTGTGCGTCACCTGCTTGAGCAGGCGGGCGTAAAGGTCGACAGTGTGATTCTGCCCGATGGCGAGCAGTATAAAAGCCTGGCGGTGCTCGATACCGTCTTTACCGCATTACTGCAAAAACCGCACGGTCGCGACACCACACTGCTTGCCCTGGGCGGCGGTGTTGTCGGTGATCTTACGGGGTTTGCGGCCGCCAGCTATCAGCGTGGCGTGCGCTTTATTCAGATCCCCACCACGTTATTGTCTCAGGTCGACTCCTCCGTTGGCGGCAAAACGGCCGTTAACCATCCGCTCGGCAAAAACATGATCGGTGCGTTTTACCAGCCGGCCTCGGTGGTGGTGGATCTCGACTGTCTGAAAACGCTGCCTGCACGTGAACTGGCGTCTGGCCTTGCAGAAGTGATCAAATACGGCATTATTCTTGATGGCGAGTTCTTTAACTGGCTGGAAGAGAATATGGACGCCTTGCTACGCCTTGACGGGCAGGCACTGGCGTACTGTATCCGCCGTTGTTGTGAGCTGAAAGCAGAAGTGGTGGCAGCAGACGAGCGTGAAACCGGCTTACGTGCTTTACTGAATCTGGGGCATACGTTTGGTCACGCCATTGAAGCCGAAATGGGCTATGGCAACTGGCTTCACGGCGAAGCGGTGGCTGCCGGAATGGTGATGGCCGCGCGGGCATCTGAACGTCTGGGCCAGTTCAAACCGGAAGAGACGGCGCGTATCATCGCACTGCTTGAACGCGCAGGCTTACCGGTAACCGGTCCGCAGGAGATGTCTGCACAGGCGTATTTACCCCACATGATGCGCGATAAAAAAGTATTGGCAGGCGAGATGCGTCTTGTACTCCCGCTTGCAATAGGGAAGAGTGAAGTACGCGGCGGAGTGTCGCACGACGTGGTTCTTGGCGCTGTGGCTGATTGCCAGCAGGCCTAACAACTAGAAAGGTCAGGCCGCCGTAACAGGTGGTCGTTTAGCTTCAGGTGAAATGCAAAGACGTTGGCATAAGCCTTTGAGTGGGGTGTTAAATGGATGAATTCAAACCAGAAGACGAGCTGAAACCCGATCCCAGCGATCGTCGTACTGGTCGTTCTCGTCAATCTTCAGAACGTGATAACGAGCCGCAGATCAATTTTGACGATGTCGATCTGGATGCAGACGATCGTCGTCCTTCGCGCAGCCGCAACGCACGCGATGAGCGAGAAGAAGAAGATTACGAGTCTGAAGAAGATTCAATGGACGAAGAGCCTGTAGAGCGTCGCCCGCGTAAACGTAAAAAAGCGGCGGCGGCAAAACCCGCTTCCCGTCAGTACATCATGATGGGACTTGGCGTACTGGTGCTCTTGCTGCTGATTATCGGCATCGGCTCCGCGCTAAAATCACCGTCTACCCACTCAGGCGAGCAAACCGCGTCCACTGAGAAGAGCATCAACCTTTCAGGCAATGATGCTGCCGATCAGGCCAATGGCGCGCAGCCTGCTCCGGGCACGACGTCTGCCGAGCAGACTGCGGGTAATCCGCAGGATGTCTCTCTGCCGCCGGTCTCTTCGACGCCGACTCAGGGCCAGACGGTCATTGCGCCGGAAGGCCAGCAGCGTGTTGAGGTTCAGGGCGACCTGAATAATGCGCTGACGCAACCTCAGAATCAGGAGCAGGTGAACAACGTAGTGGTTAACTCTACGCTGCCAACCGAGCCTGCGACCGTTGCACCTGTTCGCGGCGGTAATGCTCAGCAGCAGACTGCGGCGACGGAAACCAAACCGCGCCAGACGCAGACGCATACGCAAACGCAGACCGCGCCGCGTCAGGAACGTAAGCAGGCGGTGATTGAGCCAAAACGTGAAACTAAGCCTCAGACCGTTGCAAAAGCGCCTGAAGTGAAGGCACCGGCTCAGCCAAAACGCACAGAAACGGCAGCGGCAAGCGAACCGGCAAAAGCGCCAGTGACGCAGACTGCACCGAAAGCGACGGCGACGACCACGGCACCTGCGGCGACAGCCGCACCGGCTGCGACAGCGTCTACGGGTGCATCGGGTAAAACGGCGGGTAATGTGGGTTCTCTGAAATCTGCGCCTTCCAGCAATTACACCCTGCAGCTGAGCAGCTCGTCGAACTACGACAACCTCAACGGTTGGGCGAAAAAATCAAATCTGAAAAACTACGTGGTTTATCAGACGACCCGTAATGGCCAGCCATGGTATGTCCTGGTGAGCGGTGTTTACGCATCGAAAGATGAAGCGAAACGTGCCGTTGCATCACTGCCAGCCGATGTTCAGGCGAAAAACCCATGGGCGAAGCCAATTCATCAGGTCCAGGCCGATCTGAAGTAATGTTTAAAGCGCAGGATGCTGTCGGAGCTTTCTCCACAGCCGGAGAAGGTGTAACCAGTTAGTCAGCATGAAAAAAAATCGCGCTTTTCTGAAATGGGCAGGGGGGAAATACCCCCTGCTCGACGATATTAAAAAACACCTGCCAAAAGGCGAGTGTCTTATCGAGCCCTTTGTGGGGGCGGGATCGGTGTTCCTGAATACCGATTTTTCGCGTTATATCCTGGCGGATATCAACAGCGACCTGATCAGTCTCTATAACATCGTAAAACTGCGTACCGACGAGTACGTGGATGAGGCGCGTAAACTGTTTACGCCTGAAAACAACAACCCGGATGTCTACTACCAGTTCCGCGCTGAGTTTAACCAGTGTCAGGAGCCGTTCCGTCGCGCCCTGTTGTTCCTCTATCTCAACCGTCATGGCTACAACGGCCTGTGCCGGTATAATCTTCGTGGTGAATTCAACGTGCCGTTTGGCCGCTATAAGCGTCCTTATTTCCCGCAGGCTGAGTTGTACCACTTTGCTGAAAAAGCGCAGAACGCGGAGTTCCACTGCCTCTCTTATGAGGAGTGTATGGATCGCGCTGACGTCAATTCGGTGGTCTATTGCGATCCGCCTTATGCGCCGCTGTCTGCCACCGCAAACTTCACCGCCTATCACACCAACAGCTTCAGCCCGGCTGAACAGGCTCGTCTGGCGGAGATGGCGGAAAAACTGGTCAGCAAAAGAATTCCGGTGTTAATTTCGAATCACGACACGCCTGATACGCGCGAATGGTACAAAGCCGCGAAACATTTTCAGGTTAAGGTGCGGCGCAGCATTAGCAGCAATGGCGGCACGCGTAAAAAGGTGGACGAACTCCTGGCTCTGTATCGACCCTGAGCCGTTTTGCCCGCCGGTAAACACATTTCAAGGAGAAGCGGATGAAACAGTTTTTGATTGCTCCCTCAATTCTGTCGGCCGATTTTGCCCGCCTGGGTGAAGATACCGCCAGCGCCCTTGCGGCCGGCGCGGATGTCGTCCATTTCGACGTTATGGATAACCACTACGTTCCCAATCTGACCATCGGCCCGATGGTGCTTAAGGCGCTGCGCAACTACGGCATTACCGCGCCGATTGACGTGCATCTGATGGTAAAGCCGGTCGACCGCATCGTGCCTGATTTCGCGGCCGCGGGTGCCAGCATCATTACGTTCCACCCTGAAGCCTCTGAACACGTTGACCGCACGCTCCAGCTCATTAAAGAGAACGGCTGTAAAGCCGGTCTGGTGTTTAACCCGGCCACGCCGCTGAGCTATCTCGACCATGTAATGGACAAGCTGGACGTGATTTTGCTGATGTCCGTTAACCCGGGTTTCGGCGGTCAGTCGTTCATTCCGCACACGCTCGACAAGCTGCGTGAAGTGCGCCGCCGTATTGATGAGTCGGGCTATGACATTCGCCTGGAAGTGGACGGTGGCGTGAAGGTGAATAATATCGGTGAAATCGCGGCGGCGGGTGCGGATATGTTCGTTGCAGGCTCGGCCATCTTCGACCAGCCGGATTACAAAAAAGTCATTGATGAAATGCGCAGTGAACTGGCGAAGGTAAGTCATGGATAAATTGCAGGCAACCCGGGGTGTAGCATTTGACCTCGACGGCACGCTGGTCGACAGCGCGCCGGGCTTAAGCAGCGCGGTTGATCGGGCGCTGTATGCCCTTGAATTACCCGTTGCGGGCGAAGATCGCGTTGTGACGTGGATTGGCAACGGCGCAGACGTGCTGATGGAACGCGCCCTGATCTGGGCGCGCCAGGAGCGTGCGTCACAGCGTTCCGCACAGGGTAAACCGAGCGTCGATCACACTGATATTCCGCAGGAAGAGCAGCAGCGTATTCTGCGCAAACTGTTCGATCGTTTCTACGAAGAGACCGTCGAAGAGGGCAGCTTCCTGTTCCCGGACGTCGCGGAAACGCTGAGTGTGCTGCATGCTAAAGGCATTCCGCTGGGGCTGGTAACCAACAAGCCTACGCCGTTTGTCGCACCTCTGCTTGAGGCGCTGGATATCGCGAAGTATTTCTCGGTAATTGTCGGCGGCGATGACGTGCAGAACAAAAAACCGCATCCGGAACCGCTTTTGCTGGTGGCAGGAAAATTATCCTTAACACCTGCGGAGCTGCTCTTTGTCGGTGATTCGCGCAATGATATTCTGGCCGCCAAAGCGGCAGGCTGTCCGTGCGTCGGATTAACCTATGGCTACAACTACGGTGAGGCGATTACGCTGAGTGAGCCGGACGTTGTATTCGATCGTTTCAAAGATTTATTGCCCGCACTCGGGCTTTCGCACAGTGAACATCAGGAATTGAAAAATGACTAAGCCCATCGTTTTTAGCGGCGCACAGCCGTCCGGTGAATTGACCATTGGTAACTACATGGGTGCGTTACGTCAGTGGGTGAGCATGCAGGATGACTACCATTGCATCTATTGCATCGTGGATCTCCATGCCATCACGGCGCGTCAGGATCCTGAGAAGCTGCGCAAAGCCACGCTGGATACGCTGGCACTCTATCTGGCATGCGGTATCGATCCGGAGAAAAGCACCATCTTCGTGCAGTCTCACGTGCCGGAGCACGCGCAGCTGGGCTGGGCGCTGAACTGTTACACCTATTTCGGCGAACTGAGCCGTATGACGCAGTTCAAGGACAAATCTGCCCGCTATTCTGAAAACATCAACGCCGGCCTGTTTGACTATCCGGTACTGATGGCGGCCGACATTCTGCTGTATCAGACCAATCAGGTTCCGGTAGGTGAAGACCAGAAGCAGCACCTGGAGCTGAGCCGCGATATCGCCCAGCGCTTCAACGCGCTTTATGGCGACGTGTTCAAAGTGCCAGAGCCGTTTATTCCGAAATCCGGCGCGCGCGTGATGTCGCTGCTGGAGCCAACCAAGAAGATGTCCAAGTCTGACGATAACCGCAACAACGTTATCGGCCTGCTGGAAGATCCAAAATCGGTGGTGAAAAAGCTCAAGCGTGCGGTGACCGACTCCGACGAGCCACCTGTTGTGCGCTACGACGTGCAGAACAAAGCGGGCGTGTCTAACCTGCTGGATATTCTCTCCGGCGTGACCGGTCAAAGCATCCCTGAACTGGAGAAGCACTTCGAAGGCAAGATGTACGGCCACCTGAAAGGCGAAGTGGCGGACGCGGTCTCCGGCATGCTGACCGAGCTGCAGGAGCGCTATAACCGCTACCGCAACGATGAAGCCTTCCTGCAGAAGGTGATGAAGGATGGCGCGGAAAAAGCCAGCGCGCGCGCGTCAGAGACGCTGAAAGCGGTGTATCAGGCGATTGGATTTGTAGGTAAGCCTTAATCCTGTCGTGCCGGGATCCAAACAAAAAAACCGGGAAATTCCCGGTTTTTTTACGCCTGAAAAATGCTTACTGCTGTGCCGCCGGGCCACAGCCACCGATGATCTTGGAAATAGAGATCGCCGGGTGCAGCAGGTAATCATAGCTGCAGTTATTTTTGGTATTTTGAACGTGACCTGTGCAGG
This region of Enterobacter cancerogenus genomic DNA includes:
- the mrcA gene encoding peptidoglycan glycosyltransferase/peptidoglycan DD-transpeptidase MrcA, with product MKFVKYLLILAVCCILLGAGSIYGLYKFIEPQLPDVATLRDVRLQIPMQVYSADGELMAQYGEKRRIPLTLNQIPPVMVKAFIATEDSRFYEHHGVDPVGIFRAASVALFSGHASQGASTITQQLARNFFLSPEKTLMRKIKEVFLAIRIEQLLSKDEILELYLNKIYLGYRAYGVGAAAQVYFGKPIEQLTLSEMATIAGLPKAPSTFNPLYSLERATARRNVVLSRMLSEGYISQNEYDQARSDAIDANYHAPEIAFSAPYLTEMVRQEMVRRYGEKAYEDGYRVYTTVTRKGQQAGQQAVRNNVMDYDMRHGYRGPSNVLWKVGESAWDSKKITDSLKSLPTYGPLLPAVVTQADPQEAVAMLADGTSVSLRMEGIRWARPYRSDTLQGPTPRKVTDAVQTGQQIWVRQVGDAWWLAQVPDVNSALVSINPQNGAVIALVGGFDFNQSKFNRATQALRQVGSNIKPFLYTAAMDKGLTLASILNDVPISRWDAGAGSDWQPKNSPAQYAGPIRLRQGLGQSKNVVMVRAMRAMGVDYAAEYLQRFGFPAQNIVHTESLALGSASFTPLQVARGYSVMANGGFLIDPYFISKIENDQGGVLFEAKPKIACAECDIPVIYGDTPKSNVLENKDMEDVAISQEQQNSTVPQPQLEQANQALVAQTGAPEYAPHVINTPLSFLIKSALNTNIFGEPGWQGTGWRAGRDLQRHDIGGKTGTTNSSKDAWFSGYGPGVVTSVWIGFDDHRRDLGRTTASGAIKDQISGYEGGAKSAQPAWDAFMKSVLEGVPEQPLTPPPGIVTVNIDRSTGQLANGGNSRAEYFIEGTQPTTQAVHEVGTELIDNGETHELF
- the pilM gene encoding pilus assembly protein PilM, which translates into the protein MAFNTWQTGVHIQQDKVMIVALVREKTAWRLRRWWAVPLAQGIISEGKIHKPDQLIDALRDWRRTLPHYHRVFLAFPATRTLQRSFPRPTLTLCDSEQVSWVSSALSRELEMPADALCFDYSQDTFSSTWHVTAAQNKEVATLLALAKALQLRLVAITPDAGALANFLPAVAPASCVAWRDESQWLWAMRHQWGRRPIDDAADISGLAALLALSASDIALFDATRDPWETLTRCQPPLPENGADFTVALALAMSEVPA
- a CDS encoding PilN domain-containing protein, whose protein sequence is MIPANLLPWRQYRRTRCLRLWGVMFTGSLVMILTALSALRVDKLLALRAWQSEWAGIHAVEQTLKARQLAWQAAQKRTAVPEAAPRVAWRPALTSLSAQIPEQAWLTELRYQPPGLVLTGYATTAPALTAMRDALGRVDGFSPGTVGALQQDKQGRWAFTFQLKHQG
- a CDS encoding HofO family protein — its product is MERLVERWCTSPAWLRVLCWGLCSTALVAIGWAALLRPVAEQIAEAQHQVSVAGRTNASLWAAVRKIPTETEKLVAPVVRSFSPLDFQANGTRLVHWKPLSHGGELELDADWAAIPGIFAQLEQCNVRIGTFVIMAESGRLRLRMELQHGA
- a CDS encoding HofP DNA utilization family protein yields the protein MGHSMRLMIVASLVCLTGMRDPFQPPADTCLTGQLPQWRYQGKVNDVGFMQDGQQRWHRVKQDQRLLPGWRVMAMDEQQLTVEVGETCDPRQWTWQREGTKKHEDKDSPAVNGPQRVAVGR
- the hofQ gene encoding DNA uptake porin HofQ, with amino-acid sequence MKIRTALLLMALSASLWAAEPKPVTLVVDEVPVVQVLQALATQENRNLVVSPDVNGSLSLSLTRVPWRKALQTVVNSAGLVLREEGGILYVHTAAWQQAQQTRKAQEQAQRQLDAPLVSHGISFSYADAGELQKAAEKLLSPKGSLSVDKRTNRLLVRDNQTVLDTLVRWAEQMDLPIDQVELAAHIVTINEKSLRELGVKWNLAEASEAGRVGQVTALGADLSVANATTHVGFNIGRIDGRLLDLELSALEQKQQVDIIASPRLLASHMQPASIKQGSEIPYQVSSGESGATSVEFKEAVLGMEVTPVVLPGGRVRLKLHISENMPGQVLQQADGETLAIDKQEIETQVEVKSGETLALGGIFSQKNKTGSDSVPGLGRIPWLGQLFRHDGKDNERRELVVFITPRLVGIH
- the aroK gene encoding shikimate kinase AroK, translating into MAEKRNIFLVGPMGAGKSTIGRQLAQQLNMEFYDSDQEIEKRTGADVGWVFDVEGEEGFRDREEKVINELTEKQGIVLATGGGSVKSRETRNRLSARGVVVYLETTIEKQLARTQRDKKRPLLQVETPPREVLEALAGERNPLYEEIADVTIRTDDQSAKVVANQIINMLESN
- the aroB gene encoding 3-dehydroquinate synthase; translated protein: MERITVTLGERSYPITIAAGLFNDPASFLPLKAGDQAMLVTNETLAPLYLDRVRHLLEQAGVKVDSVILPDGEQYKSLAVLDTVFTALLQKPHGRDTTLLALGGGVVGDLTGFAAASYQRGVRFIQIPTTLLSQVDSSVGGKTAVNHPLGKNMIGAFYQPASVVVDLDCLKTLPARELASGLAEVIKYGIILDGEFFNWLEENMDALLRLDGQALAYCIRRCCELKAEVVAADERETGLRALLNLGHTFGHAIEAEMGYGNWLHGEAVAAGMVMAARASERLGQFKPEETARIIALLERAGLPVTGPQEMSAQAYLPHMMRDKKVLAGEMRLVLPLAIGKSEVRGGVSHDVVLGAVADCQQA
- the damX gene encoding cell division protein DamX, with translation MDEFKPEDELKPDPSDRRTGRSRQSSERDNEPQINFDDVDLDADDRRPSRSRNARDEREEEDYESEEDSMDEEPVERRPRKRKKAAAAKPASRQYIMMGLGVLVLLLLIIGIGSALKSPSTHSGEQTASTEKSINLSGNDAADQANGAQPAPGTTSAEQTAGNPQDVSLPPVSSTPTQGQTVIAPEGQQRVEVQGDLNNALTQPQNQEQVNNVVVNSTLPTEPATVAPVRGGNAQQQTAATETKPRQTQTHTQTQTAPRQERKQAVIEPKRETKPQTVAKAPEVKAPAQPKRTETAAASEPAKAPVTQTAPKATATTTAPAATAAPAATASTGASGKTAGNVGSLKSAPSSNYTLQLSSSSNYDNLNGWAKKSNLKNYVVYQTTRNGQPWYVLVSGVYASKDEAKRAVASLPADVQAKNPWAKPIHQVQADLK
- the dam gene encoding adenine-specific DNA-methyltransferase, whose protein sequence is MKKNRAFLKWAGGKYPLLDDIKKHLPKGECLIEPFVGAGSVFLNTDFSRYILADINSDLISLYNIVKLRTDEYVDEARKLFTPENNNPDVYYQFRAEFNQCQEPFRRALLFLYLNRHGYNGLCRYNLRGEFNVPFGRYKRPYFPQAELYHFAEKAQNAEFHCLSYEECMDRADVNSVVYCDPPYAPLSATANFTAYHTNSFSPAEQARLAEMAEKLVSKRIPVLISNHDTPDTREWYKAAKHFQVKVRRSISSNGGTRKKVDELLALYRP
- the rpe gene encoding ribulose-phosphate 3-epimerase produces the protein MKQFLIAPSILSADFARLGEDTASALAAGADVVHFDVMDNHYVPNLTIGPMVLKALRNYGITAPIDVHLMVKPVDRIVPDFAAAGASIITFHPEASEHVDRTLQLIKENGCKAGLVFNPATPLSYLDHVMDKLDVILLMSVNPGFGGQSFIPHTLDKLREVRRRIDESGYDIRLEVDGGVKVNNIGEIAAAGADMFVAGSAIFDQPDYKKVIDEMRSELAKVSHG